The Trueperaceae bacterium genome contains the following window.
TGTGCGACCCCGTCGACGACCGCCACCGCGCCATCCTTCCCGAGCGCGTCTGGGGGGACGGCGACCCGGAAGGCGTCCGGCGCCGCGCCGCGGAGGAGCTGCAGGTGACGGCCGAGGCGGCGCAGGCGCTCGGCGCGAGCGTCGTGACGGGGTTCAGCGGCAGTTCGATCTGGGCCGGCCTGTACCCCTTCCCGCCCACCGACGCGGCGTACGTGCGGCGCGGCTTCGAGGACTTCGCGGCCCGCTTCGAACCGATCCTGCAGGCGTTCGACGCCGCGCACGTGACGTTCGCGCTGGAGGTCCACCCGACCGAGATCGCCTTCGACGGCGCGACCGCCGCGCGCGCCCTCGCGGCGGTGGATCACCACCCGCGCTTCGCGTTCAACTACGACCCGTCGCACCTCGCCTACCAGGGGGTGGACTACGTGCGCTTCGTGCACGATTTCGGGGCCCGCATCGCGCACGTCCACGTCAAGGACGTCGCGTGGGGGCGGGGCGACGGCACGGTCGGGACGTTCGGGGGCCACACGGCGTTCGGGGACCCACGCCGCGCGTGGGACTTCCGCAGCGTGGGGCGCGGCGACGTCGATTTCGACGCGATCCTCGCCGCGCTGCAGGACGTCGACTACGACGGTCCCCTGTCGGTGGAGTGGGAGGACGCCCGCATGGACCGCGTGCACGGCGCGCGGGAGGCGGCGGCGTTCGTGCGGGCGCTCGATTACCCGCCGGCCGGCGCGGCGTTCGACGCGGCGTTCGGGAGCGACGCGTGATCCGGGAGCCCGCCGTGCCCCTGCGCCTCGGGATGGTGGGGGGCGGCACCGGCGCGTTCATCGGCGCGGTCCACCGCACCGCCGCCCGCCTCGACGGCGCGTTCACGTTGACCGCCGGCGCGCTGGCGTCCACGCCGGAGCGGGCGCGGGCGTCGGCGGCGGCGATCGGGCTGCCGCGCAGTTACGACGACTGGCGCGCGATGGTCGCGGGCGAGGCGGCGCGTCCGCCCGAGGAACGCATCGAAGCGGTCGCGATCGTGACCCCCAACCACCTCCACCACCCGGTCGCGAAGGCGTTCCTGGAGGCCGGCATCCACGTCGTGACGGACAAACCGATGACGACGACGTCGGCCGAAGCGGACGAACTGGTCGCCCTCGCCGACGCCCGCGG
Protein-coding sequences here:
- a CDS encoding sugar phosphate isomerase/epimerase, whose protein sequence is MPRPVTLFTGQWADLPLATLAPLARDMGYDGLELACWGDHVDVRRAASDPAYVRERLDLLEAHGLSLHAIGNHLVGQAVCDPVDDRHRAILPERVWGDGDPEGVRRRAAEELQVTAEAAQALGASVVTGFSGSSIWAGLYPFPPTDAAYVRRGFEDFAARFEPILQAFDAAHVTFALEVHPTEIAFDGATAARALAAVDHHPRFAFNYDPSHLAYQGVDYVRFVHDFGARIAHVHVKDVAWGRGDGTVGTFGGHTAFGDPRRAWDFRSVGRGDVDFDAILAALQDVDYDGPLSVEWEDARMDRVHGAREAAAFVRALDYPPAGAAFDAAFGSDA